The genomic window caatataacccagatataatatatgtatgtaaatccaattttcttgttgcacataaaGTATTGGATtatgaagatataagtaacctgggtagatagacagtagtgctaatattttacattcaattcccagtgttccttctctgggtgtagttgtttctgtctatcattgatcagaTGGacgtgagttgtatcttctttatgttgaagatttccacttccatcagaatacatcctcatacagtattgttgttgaagtgtatagtgatcttctggttctgctcatttcactcagcatcagttcatgcaagtctttccaaacctctctgtattcgtcctgctggtcgtttcttacagagcaataatattccatagccttcaaataccataatttacccaaccattctccagttgatggcatccattcatcttccagtttctagccactacaaaaagagctgccacaaacattttggcacatacaggtccctttcccctctttagtatttctttgggatataagcccagtagtagcactgctgggtcaaagggtatgcacagtttgataactttttgggcatagtttcagattgctctccagaatggctggattctttcacaactcccaacaatgcatcagtgccccagttttcccacatcccctccaacattcatcattatttgttcctattatcttagccaatctgacaggtgtgtagttatatctcagagttgtcttaatttgcatttctctgatcagtagtgatttggaacactttttcatatgagtggatatagtttcaatttcattatctgagaattgtctgttcatatcctttgaccatttatcaattggagaatggtttgatttctcataaattaggatcaattctctatatattttggaaatgaggcctttatcagaacctttaactgtaaaaatattttcccaatttgttacttcccttctaatcttgtttgcattagtattgtttgtacagaaactttttagtttggtgtaatcaaaatcttctattttgcgatcaataatgatctctagttcttctctagtcataaattccttcttcctccataggtctgagaggtagactatcctctgttcctctaatctatttatgatctcattctttatgcctaaatcttggacccattttgatcgtatcttggtatatggtgttaagtgtggatccatatctaatttctgtaatactaatttccagttttcccaacagtttttttcaaataatgaatttttattcctaatgttggtatctttgggtttatcaaacactagattgctatagttgtgcccttttttgtcctttgtacctaatctgttccactgattggccggcctatttcttagccagtaccaaatggttttggtgactgctgctatataatatagctttagatcaggtataacAAATGTTACAATACCTGCCATACTTTGCCATTCAGAtattctttaaaaactttttttgtgaAGGGAACTTACTATTTTATAACTCATTCTTCTTGGGAAAGCTATAACCATTAggaatttcctttttatatcaaTCCTAAATGTTCCTCCTTGTTGTTTTTACCCATAATAGCTGTTTCTGCTCTTTGGAGCCAAGATGATACATTTAATCCCTATTCCATACCATAGCCTTTCAAGGACCTGAAGACAATTGTTATCTTTCCCTATGCTTCTGTTCTTCAGGCCAAACACTTCTGACTCTTTCAATCAATTTTAATCCGCATGGACTGaaggtctttttctattttggctGCTTTCTTCTGAACATTCTTTACATTATTAAATGTCTTTCTAAAAAGGCAGACTCAAAACTGTGTCCAATGATCCAAATGTAGTCTAATTAGGAAAATATACAGTGGAATTTTCACCTCTTTGCTTTTCACAGCTATGTCTCATTTAATGGAGTCCAGAGatttaccaaattcttttttttttttttttaagatgccaTAATACACTGGTTGATTCATATGGAATttacagcaaaaaaataaaacaaaacaaaacaaacaaacaaaaaaataccaaaaaaaccccaaaaactagatttttctaaattcatatcTAGACATGATTCTTATATTTTGTACTTCTAAAGCTTGGACTCAGACACTCAtgtcacattttattttactggATTTATTCCAGTGTCCTAACCTATtgaaatcttttttgaattccaaCTCTATCATCCAATGCATTAACTATGCCTACTACCTTTGTGTGATCTGATATttataatttgatatattttagtGATTATATGCcccaaatgtgtatatgtgtgtgtgtttatgtgtgtgtgtgatattttgtatctatatcttagttatttgtgtatgtatatgtctcaatatctctttttgtatatatatttgactGTGCTCGGGTATATCTATGAGTATAGCTGAGTCACTGTGTATTTATGTTTGTGTGTTAGGAGAAAGAAGTACCAGTTGAACAAAGATGATAAACATGGGATAGAATGGCTGTGAGCAGGGATAGGGTCCTAGTTGCAGAAAAAGAAGTTGATTCTGCTATATGGATCAGGAAGAATGTGGGATCAGACCCTGtagaataaaagcaaaatgagAATGCCTCTTTAAGACTTTTGATTATGTATTTACAACTAAGAACTAGAGCTCATGAAAGTTTATGGTAGCTTTTAAAAATTGGTGGTAACAGAAGCATCAACtattttcttggaaaatttcccttttaaattgCTATAGTTCTTGGCCacaataattttcatttcattcactcTCTTTGTTAATATCATCACCTCCTTTTTTAGTGGCAGTGAGATTCGGATATTGAACTttaattccagattcttttcattctctttctctaggAACCCATGGAGAAACTGCACAGTTCCTGATGCCTGCTGTTTCTCTATTAACTCCTTCAGATTCTGTCTTTCCCTGTCAGAAATCTTCTCTTCCAGCAGGTAGAACATGGCATTGAAGAATTCTTGGAAGCTAAGATGTTTGAAACTGTACATTAGTGTGCCACTGAGCCTTGCTGGGGAACCACTCACATTCAAGACTGAGGAGACATCCACTCCATCCAAGCTGTGTCTCCTCAGGTCTTCCTCTGTAAACAGGATCTTCTGCTTCTGCATGCCTTCTGTGGCCAAAGAGCACAAGCCTCTCAGGACAGCATGCTGAATGGGTCTGGATAAATTTTTTCCAGTTggcagaaaaatggaaatataagcCATATATATATCAGTCCTATTTTTGAGAACCTTGGTGGGAGACTTGCCTAGTTTCAGCCTTTGTTCCATCCAGCAGCAGATGATCCAGCACATTAGAGGGGCATGGCACTCATCAGAGATAGCCTTGTTTGTCTGCACAAAATCAAAGGCCTTCTTTGCCAGATCATCATTcatgaaatacaaagaaaaatactcTTTCTTCTGCTCCTGTAAGAAGCCTAGTATCTGGACATAGTGCGAATTCACCAGCCAAGGCTCTAATTTCTCCAGAGTTGGTGGCCTGATCGTGATGAGCAGAGTTGACTGTGGTAGCAGTTTCTTTTGGATTAAACTCTTCAGGAGAACATGAACAGGATCTTTTTCCTTGACTTTAGAATGGAAATCAGAACTTTGTTCAGCAGAAAAGAACTGTAGCTCATCAAGGTCATCCAGAACAAATAGGAGTTTTTGTGGTTGCCTGAGAATATCAGTAATGGGAACATTGTTGTTCCCACACAACACGGTGATAAGATGATCCACACTGTTTTCTCTCAGAAGGCTCACCTCTTGGCAGCTAATGTAGAAGACATAGTGAAACCTGCCGGTGTACAGGGTGCCAGCTGCCCAGCCCTGAAGGATGTTCCTAGCAAGGGTCGACTTTCCAATGCCTGCAGGCCCCTGTAGCACTACAGTTTGAAGATCATTGG from Sminthopsis crassicaudata isolate SCR6 chromosome 3, ASM4859323v1, whole genome shotgun sequence includes these protein-coding regions:
- the NLRP10 gene encoding NACHT, LRR and PYD domains-containing protein 10; the encoded protein is MEITLRNILMNILEDLIEEELKKFKFQLEDPPLKDVGPLPRSQLHPAQPVDLAELLIRHYGVNYAVEVTKAVLEIINQRDLAEKLEQAIKKVVTSLKTEDQGPEDPSRKPQKEDRVSQPLGEAVINGTNMHTENFPISEGKDYRDIYLAYLREKLRNMDKEEALFKPRYLQVQLESLSQYNSSSISLETLFDSDTNTPNDLQTVVLQGPAGIGKSTLARNILQGWAAGTLYTGRFHYVFYISCQEVSLLRENSVDHLITVLCGNNNVPITDILRQPQKLLFVLDDLDELQFFSAEQSSDFHSKVKEKDPVHVLLKSLIQKKLLPQSTLLITIRPPTLEKLEPWLVNSHYVQILGFLQEQKKEYFSLYFMNDDLAKKAFDFVQTNKAISDECHAPLMCWIICCWMEQRLKLGKSPTKVLKNRTDIYMAYISIFLPTGKNLSRPIQHAVLRGLCSLATEGMQKQKILFTEEDLRRHSLDGVDVSSVLNVSGSPARLSGTLMYSFKHLSFQEFFNAMFYLLEEKISDRERQNLKELIEKQQASGTVQFLHGFLEKENEKNLELKFNIRISLPLKKEVMILTKRVNEMKIIVAKNYSNLKGKFSKKIVDASVTTNF